The following coding sequences are from one Lolium rigidum isolate FL_2022 chromosome 6, APGP_CSIRO_Lrig_0.1, whole genome shotgun sequence window:
- the LOC124666563 gene encoding uncharacterized protein At1g27050, which translates to MTRRSRRRGKRGRTSPDPPAKRRRGPLESEYGDLEAAPAPAPAPQPSSVMVAGLPPGCGVMELKSRLEAYGPIARTRIDAAAATGHVTFRSAAAAAAAIAASLDPDCGITIGSKKVLVVQASEVPNDQKTVLQSDPTGATKNGSVGDASAILSRLGPRAIHKSREIVAYDDLF; encoded by the exons ATGACCCGACGCTCACGCCGCAGAGGCAAGCGCGGCCGGACGAGCCCGGATCCCCCGGCGAAGCGCCGCCGCGGCCCGCTGGAGTCGGAGTACGGCGACCTGGAGGCCGCTCCAGCTCCGGCGCCAGCGCCGCAGCCGTCTTCGGTGATGGTCGCTGGGCTGCCGCCCGGGTGCGGAGTGATGGAGCTCAAGTCGCGGCTGGAGGCGTACGGCCCCATCGCGCGCACCCGCATAGACGCCGCCGCGGCCACCGGGCACGTCACCttccgctccgccgccgccgccgcggcagccATTGCCGCTTCCCTCGACCCCGACTGCGGCATCACCATCGGATCCAAGAAG GTTTTAGTTGTACAAGCAAGTGAGGTGCCAAATGACCAGAAAACCGTACTTCAATCTGACCCAACAGGTGCGACAAAGAATGGTAGTGTGGGTGATGCTTCAGCCATCCTCTCCAGATTAGGTCCAAGAGCGATCCATAAATCGCGGGAAATAGTCGCTTATGATGATTTGTTCTGA
- the LOC124659409 gene encoding exonuclease 1, with protein MGIQGLLPQLKSIMAPIGVADLRGQTVAVDTYSWLHKGALSCGDRLCKGIPTTRHIDYCMHRVNLLRHHGVKPILVFDGGYLPMKSEQEVKRARSRKENLERAREHEAAGNSRAAYECYQKAVDITPKIACDLIQVLKQEKVDYIVAPYEADAQMTFLSVNKLVDAVITEDSDLIPFGCSRIIFKMDKFGQGVEFQITRLERNRELDLNGFTKQMLLEMCILSGCDYLPSLPGMGVKRAHALIQKLKGYEKVIKHLRYSAVSVPPQYEENFKKAIWAFQFQRVYDPATEDIVHLSGIPHGLSEDDFLGPWLPQAVVKGIALGDIDPLTKELFEASTQCNAPAVDKGYPIRESVNPSFGKKRLDLPVQKNILTNYFCLASLEAKRKFRAPKITPKQQKLNESYLPSPQTEDSGTPDSVDDTSFPIHDIEASQCSSERFSSEPSPDDSIKVPQCSAEHFSCAFPLDDSAGVSPYCSSRDIGSDPPSKDQYLEDTEVEASYCNASTIPASPCLERMSPGIADPLLVSYNTETSRPVPHYAESTVAPTKRNITVRSSYFKKDERVYTNQGEDQFDDDDDDNQETCTSTFSEDQLRNPEGIIKRRKLWDPQNFEDETLQPTTSHDSPPDDEGCDAGSLNGIDDTNSEGRFGCNVSHVNKYSGIAEKSMDKFAELISSFRYAGSRASGLRAPLKDVKNTLSVRSILRPPEQKKSARGHRSQSRSTSYASNSTESPPDLNTFAYRPSKTAAFLPDLGKTTNKAAGHATSTGGLGTFGHEPARSTGGYPDQSKNTLKSVGNTDSHPDLSTFAYTPKTTASCTDQSKFSTTAIRTAQSPPDLSTFAYKAMKPVARDRESDGSRFTLAPSGRISRGRFT; from the exons ATGGGGATCCAGGGTTTGCTCCCGCAGCTCAAGTCAATCATGGCGCCCATCGGAGTGGCGGACCTCAGGGGCCAGACGGTGGCCGTCGACACCTACTCCTGGCTCCACAAGGGCGCCCTCTCCTGCGGCGACCGCCTCTGCAAGGGCATCCCCACCACCAG GCACATTGATTACTGCATGCATAGGGTTAACTTGCTGCGGCACCACGGCGTGAAGCCGATTCTCGTATTTGATGGAGGCTATCTGCCAATGAAGAGCGAACAAGAGGTCAAACGCGCAAG GTCACGAAAGGAAAATCTTGAGCGTGCCAGGGAACATGAAGCAGCTGGGAATTCACGTGCTGCTTATGAGTGTTATCAGAAAGCTGTTGACATTACGCCTAAAATTGCTTGTGATCTGATCCAG GTACTGAAGCAAGAAAAGGTTGATTATATTGTTGCGCCTTATGAAGCAGATGCACAAATGACATTCTTATCTGTAAACAAACTTGTTGATGCTGTAATTACCGAGGATTCAGATTTGATACCGTTTGGCTGTTCTAGG ATTATTTTTAAGATGGACAAATTTGGGCAAGGTGTTGAATTCCAGATTACACGATTAGAACGAAACAGAGAGTTGGACTTGAATGGATTCACAAAACAAATGTTGCTAGAGATGTGTATTTTAAGTGGCTGTGACTATCTTCCATCGTTACCTGGAATGGGTGTGAAACGAGCTCATGCACTCATCCAAAAGCTCAAGGGTTACGAGAAG GTAATCAAGCACTTGAGGTACAGTGCTGTTTCTGTTCCACCTCAGTATGAAGAAAACTTCAAGAAGGCAATATGGGCATTTCAGTTTCAAAGGGTCTATGATCCTGCGACAGAAGATATTGTTCATTTGTCTGGCATTCCTCATGGCCTCAGTGAAGATGACTTTCTGGGCCC ATGGCTACCGCAGGCTGTTGTTAAAGGTATTGCTCTAGGAGACATTGATCCACTTACAAAGGAACTGTTTGAG GCCAGCACTCAGTGCAATGCACCAGCTGTGGATAAAGGTTATCCAATCAGAGAGTCTGTTAACCCTTCATTTGGAAAGAAGAGGCTAGATCTTCCTGTGCAGAAAAACATATTGACAAATTACTTCT GCTTAGCGTCGCTTGAGGCAAAACGGAAGTTCAGGGCACCTAAGATTACACCCAAGCAACAAAAATTGAATGAATCTTATTTGCCCAGTCCGCAGACTGAAGACTCTGGTACCCCTGATTCAGTTGACGACACTAGCTTTCCAATACATGATATTGAAGCCTCTCAGTGTAGTTCTGAGCGTTTTAGCTCTGAACCTTCTCCAGACGATTCAATAAAAGTCCCTCAGTGTAGTGCTGAGCATTTCAGTTGTGCCTTCCCTCTGGATGATTCAGCTGGTGTTTCACCCTACTGTAGTTCTCGTGATATTGGCAGTGATCCTCCTTCCAAGGACCAATACCTTGAAGATACCGAG GTTGAGGCCAGCTATTGCAATGCAAGTACAATACCAGCAAGTCCTTGCTTAGAGA GGATGTCACCTGGGATAGCAGACCCATTATTAGTTTCATACAACACGGAGACATCTAGACCAGTGCCACATTATGCTGAAAGCACTGTGGCCCCTACTAAAAGAAATATTACTGTAAGGAGTTCATACTTCAAGAAAGATGagagagtttacacaaatcaaggagAAGACCagtttgatgatgatgatgatgataaccaAGAGACTTGTACTTCTACTTTTTCTGAAGATCAACTGAGGAACCCTGAAGGTATCATAAAGAGAAGAAAACTTTGGGATCCCCAAAATTTTGAAGAC GAAACGTTGCAGCCAACTACCTCGCATGACAGTCCACCAGATGATGAAG GTTGTGATGCTGGTTCTCTCAATGGTATCGATGACACAAATTCTGAGGGCAGATTTGGATGCAATGTTTCCCATGTGAACAAATACAGTGGCATTGCGGAAAAATCAATGGATAAGTTTGCTGAGCTGATATCATCTTTCAGATATGCAGGCTCCCGTGCCAGTGGCCTTCGTGCTCCTTTAAAGGATGTGAAGAATACCCTTTCTGTGAG ATCAATTCTCAGACCTCCAGAGCAGAAGAAGAGTGCCAGAGGTCATCGTTCTCAGAGCAGATCCACAAGTTATGCTTCGAACAGCACTGAGAGTCCTCCTGATCTGAACACATTTGCATACAGGCCTAGCAAAACTGCTGCTTTTCTTCCTGATCTGGGGAAGACCACCAATAAAGCTGCAGGTCATGCTACCAGCACTGGTGGTTTGGGTACATTTGGGCATGAACCTGCAAGATCTACTGGTGGTTATCCTGATCAGAGCAAAAACACTCTTAAATCAGTGGGCAACACTGACAGTCATCCTGATCTGAGCACATTTGCATACACACCCAAGACTACTGCTAGTTGCACTGACCAGAGCAAATTCTCTACGACAGCTATAAGAACTGCCCAGAGTCCTCCTGATTTGAGCACATTTGCATATAAAGCCATGAAACCTGTGGCCCGAGACCGAGAGTCTGATGGGAGCAGATTTACACTTGCGCCTTCTGGACGAATTTCTCGAGGCCGGTTCACATAG